The following proteins are co-located in the Deltaproteobacteria bacterium CG2_30_66_27 genome:
- a CDS encoding CopG family transcriptional regulator, which translates to MRKRNVTLSMPTDLIRRAKALAAARDKSLSELLRESLEEKITEATGYRQAMDRQLRLLATGFDLGLRGKVAWSRDSVHERG; encoded by the coding sequence ATGCGGAAGCGGAACGTGACGTTGTCGATGCCTACGGACCTGATCCGCCGCGCAAAGGCGCTCGCCGCCGCCCGGGACAAGTCCCTGAGTGAACTCTTGAGGGAATCGCTCGAGGAAAAGATAACCGAGGCCACCGGGTATCGGCAGGCGATGGATCGGCAATTAAGGCTCCTTGCGACCGGATTCGATCTCGGGTTGCGGGGGAAGGTCGCCTGGTCCCGGGATTCGGTGCATGAAAGGGGATAA